From the genome of Psychroserpens ponticola, one region includes:
- a CDS encoding carboxypeptidase-like regulatory domain-containing protein, whose translation MKNQLSLNIQTPCSENFNQFKATEKGGFCTSCEKEVIDFTTMNSEEIIFYFKNKSNNNTCGKFKNNQLKTYYNKPNQAKKLSFFGGIGLACLTLFSFGTLQAQDTKKETDNKTSKVTIKNNIFVKGTVSEHNLPMIGVNVVLEGTNIGTTTDFDGNFEFPELLKKGDVLVFSILGMDTQKVTITDESSASNIVLKVDMDMTEIVLMGKVAVKEVYSSKKTDNH comes from the coding sequence ATGAAAAATCAACTTAGCTTAAACATTCAAACGCCTTGTTCAGAAAATTTTAATCAATTTAAAGCGACTGAAAAAGGTGGATTTTGTACTTCTTGTGAAAAGGAAGTCATTGATTTCACAACGATGAACTCAGAAGAAATTATCTTCTATTTTAAAAATAAAAGCAACAATAACACTTGCGGAAAGTTTAAAAACAATCAGTTAAAAACCTATTACAACAAACCTAATCAAGCAAAAAAACTTAGTTTTTTTGGAGGTATTGGTTTGGCTTGTCTAACTCTATTTTCGTTTGGAACACTTCAAGCTCAAGACACTAAAAAAGAAACTGATAATAAAACTTCAAAAGTCACCATTAAAAACAACATTTTTGTTAAAGGAACTGTATCTGAACACAATTTACCAATGATAGGAGTTAATGTGGTTTTAGAAGGCACAAATATTGGTACTACAACCGATTTTGACGGCAATTTTGAGTTCCCTGAATTGCTAAAAAAAGGGGATGTATTGGTTTTTAGCATCCTTGGTATGGACACTCAAAAAGTCACTATTACTGATGAAAGTTCAGCTTCAAATATTGTACTTAAAGTAGACATGGATATGACAGAAATTGTACTTATGGGAAAAGTTGCTGTAAAAGAAGTATACTCCTCTAAAAAAACAGATAATCACTAG
- a CDS encoding transglutaminase domain-containing protein, whose amino-acid sequence MKRILLFIIFICNIINAQRSDFNTIDFTRADNIAELNANSSLNNLPALAYKLTSKLPTEVEKFRAIYTWVCNNIVGDPSQHNTVSSMRRKLKNDSIAFMNWNNDFRKQAFKKLLKQKKTMCTGYAYLIKELCYLSGIESEIIDGYARSVDSNVEKLEDPNHSWTAVNLNNKWYLCDATWSSGYMISESLFVKEYNGGYFLAEPVLFAKSHYPLQKKWLLDDTLIQEDFVAGPLVYGETFIQNIIPFSPKKMNIQIKKNTEINFSLKSLKQISNKNISLIKLSNQNEKVLEIYDIKSENGWIQFKHQFKHRGQHDVHLKINNDIVATYTINVTKS is encoded by the coding sequence ATGAAACGCATCCTATTATTTATAATTTTCATTTGCAATATAATCAATGCTCAACGATCAGATTTTAATACTATCGACTTTACAAGAGCAGACAATATTGCAGAACTTAACGCAAATTCAAGTCTAAATAATTTACCAGCTCTTGCGTATAAACTAACTTCAAAGCTTCCTACTGAGGTTGAAAAATTTAGAGCAATTTACACTTGGGTTTGCAATAATATCGTTGGAGACCCAAGCCAGCATAATACAGTTTCTAGTATGAGAAGAAAACTAAAAAATGACAGTATTGCTTTTATGAATTGGAACAACGATTTTAGAAAACAAGCTTTTAAAAAGCTATTGAAACAGAAAAAAACAATGTGCACAGGCTATGCCTATTTAATAAAAGAATTATGTTATTTGTCAGGTATAGAAAGTGAAATTATAGATGGTTATGCTAGATCTGTGGATTCAAATGTAGAAAAACTTGAAGACCCTAATCATTCGTGGACTGCAGTTAATTTAAATAACAAATGGTATTTATGTGATGCAACGTGGTCTAGTGGTTATATGATTTCAGAATCTCTCTTTGTAAAAGAATATAATGGAGGTTATTTTCTAGCTGAACCTGTATTATTTGCAAAAAGTCATTATCCATTACAAAAAAAATGGCTCTTAGATGACACTTTAATTCAAGAAGATTTTGTTGCAGGACCATTAGTTTATGGAGAAACTTTTATCCAAAACATTATTCCTTTTAGTCCTAAAAAAATGAATATTCAAATTAAAAAAAACACTGAGATTAACTTTAGTTTAAAATCTTTAAAACAAATCTCAAACAAAAATATATCTCTAATAAAGTTGTCTAATCAAAATGAAAAAGTCTTGGAAATTTATGATATTAAATCTGAGAACGGATGGATTCAGTTCAAACACCAATTTAAACATAGAGGTCAACATGATGTGCATTTAAAAATCAATAATGATATTGTTGCAACTTATACCATAAATGTAACTAAATCCTAA
- a CDS encoding Crp/Fnr family transcriptional regulator, with protein sequence MRTDNSKIKEIFKDLPFSDEQIKVIESVFHKVNFKKGNTILIANDKVEYQYYILSGCLRAYHTDKQGKEYTVQFGIKDWWISDYTAFFSDSKAIMTIEVIQDATLYRISKDDKEKLYSQIPAIENFFRIKLERAFAAFQKRILSNLSQTATERYSNFIKTYPNIEKLVKNYHIASYLGITTESLSRIRKDLSQN encoded by the coding sequence ATGCGTACAGACAATTCAAAAATCAAAGAGATTTTTAAAGACCTACCTTTTTCTGATGAACAAATTAAGGTAATAGAATCTGTATTTCATAAAGTGAACTTTAAAAAAGGAAATACAATCCTTATAGCCAACGACAAAGTCGAATATCAATATTATATTTTAAGTGGCTGCTTAAGAGCCTACCATACTGATAAACAAGGTAAAGAATATACTGTTCAATTCGGAATTAAAGATTGGTGGATTAGTGATTATACTGCATTTTTTTCAGATTCAAAAGCAATTATGACTATTGAAGTTATTCAAGATGCAACTTTGTATCGAATCTCAAAAGATGATAAAGAAAAACTCTATAGTCAAATTCCAGCGATAGAAAATTTTTTCAGAATAAAACTAGAGCGTGCATTTGCAGCATTTCAAAAACGGATACTTTCTAATTTATCACAAACTGCTACTGAACGTTATTCAAACTTCATAAAAACCTATCCTAACATCGAAAAATTAGTAAAAAACTATCACATTGCTTCATATTTAGGTATTACTACCGAAAGCCTGAGTAGAATAAGAAAAGATTTGTCTCAAAATTAA
- a CDS encoding serine hydrolase: MSINSLFSKLTLVCAFLLLSVSSFAQNLEENITNFINEENFNTASPGLSILVAKDGKTIYSKGFGMADLENNIKAEPKHVYEIGSITKQFTSVSILMLEEQGKLNVSDEITKYIEDYPTQGKTITIHHLLNHTSGIKSYTNMQSFMKHARTDMTPVELIDLFKNEPMEFDPGTQYNYNNSGYILLGHIIEVVTGESYANFVKTNIFDKLGMTNSYYGSMTQLIPNRARGYSETDSGFQNANYLSMTIPYAAGSIMSTTEDLLKWQNAISANTLISKSFLDKAINGSKLNNGEDIPYGYGWVKGNVKGSITYEHSGGIFGYSTNGIFLPEENIYIIGLTNCDCGNVSAITTNVAAIALGKPFPKKEDAITLNEQQLNQYVGAYKFEGDVIRHVTLKDNQLFSQREGSINLEIYPMTATNFIFDGGNTSYDFYTKNGKRMAKFTTSGNTIIGHGIDKAPPAERQEITLPTEILSQYIGKYELQPTFIISIVVRENRLFAQATGQPEFEIFATEKDQFFLKAVPAEVTFNRTTNGTVESLTLKQGGQEMPAKKIE; encoded by the coding sequence ATGTCAATCAATTCTCTATTTTCGAAACTAACTTTAGTTTGTGCATTTTTACTTCTTTCTGTATCCAGTTTCGCACAAAATCTTGAAGAAAATATCACTAATTTCATTAACGAAGAAAATTTCAACACAGCGTCTCCTGGACTATCAATTTTAGTGGCAAAAGATGGCAAAACTATTTATTCTAAAGGTTTCGGCATGGCAGATCTAGAAAACAATATCAAAGCAGAACCTAAACATGTTTATGAAATTGGTTCTATCACCAAACAATTCACTTCAGTGAGTATTTTAATGTTAGAAGAACAAGGTAAATTAAATGTAAGTGATGAGATTACTAAATATATTGAAGACTATCCAACTCAAGGCAAAACAATAACAATTCATCATTTATTAAACCATACATCTGGCATTAAAAGTTATACCAATATGCAAAGTTTCATGAAACATGCTAGAACAGATATGACTCCAGTAGAACTTATAGATCTGTTTAAAAACGAACCTATGGAATTTGATCCTGGAACTCAATATAATTATAACAATTCTGGTTACATCCTTTTAGGTCATATCATTGAAGTTGTTACAGGAGAAAGTTATGCCAACTTTGTTAAAACCAATATTTTTGATAAACTAGGAATGACTAATTCTTATTATGGAAGCATGACGCAGTTAATTCCAAATCGGGCTCGTGGTTATTCTGAAACAGATTCCGGTTTTCAAAATGCAAATTATTTGAGCATGACTATACCATATGCAGCTGGTTCAATTATGTCTACAACCGAAGATTTATTAAAGTGGCAAAATGCCATCAGTGCTAATACTTTAATTTCAAAAAGCTTTTTAGACAAAGCAATTAATGGCTCAAAATTGAATAATGGTGAAGACATTCCTTACGGCTATGGTTGGGTAAAAGGTAACGTAAAAGGATCAATAACATATGAACATTCTGGAGGCATATTTGGTTATTCTACTAATGGCATTTTTCTTCCTGAAGAAAACATATATATCATCGGCTTAACCAATTGTGATTGTGGAAATGTAAGTGCAATAACAACAAATGTAGCAGCTATTGCCTTAGGAAAACCATTTCCGAAGAAGGAAGATGCTATAACTTTAAATGAACAACAACTTAATCAATATGTTGGTGCATATAAATTTGAAGGTGACGTAATTCGACATGTTACGCTAAAAGACAATCAATTATTTAGTCAAAGAGAAGGTAGCATAAATCTTGAAATCTATCCGATGACAGCAACAAACTTTATTTTTGATGGTGGTAATACATCTTATGATTTTTATACTAAAAATGGAAAACGCATGGCTAAGTTTACAACCAGTGGAAATACTATTATTGGTCATGGTATAGACAAAGCGCCTCCAGCAGAACGTCAAGAAATCACACTTCCAACTGAAATTTTGTCTCAATATATAGGTAAGTACGAATTACAACCTACATTTATTATTTCAATCGTTGTTAGAGAAAATCGTTTATTTGCACAAGCTACTGGTCAGCCAGAATTTGAAATATTTGCAACAGAAAAAGATCAATTCTTTTTAAAAGCTGTGCCTGCTGAAGTCACCTTTAATAGAACGACTAATGGAACTGTTGAAAGTTTAACATTAAAACAAGGAGGTCAAGAAATGCCTGCAAAAAAAATTGAATAA
- a CDS encoding DinB family protein, producing MESSKQLAQRFRELFLNGKWIANTNYQELLSNVTRQQAIQKISSLNTIAILTFHINYYVEGVLQVLEGGSLDIKDKYSFDAPEIKSEDDWNTLKLQLFANTEAFATHIESMTKNQLESTFVDEKYGSYRRNIEGLIEHSYYHFGQLSLIKKMVNNN from the coding sequence ATGGAATCTTCAAAACAACTAGCACAACGATTTAGAGAACTGTTTTTAAATGGAAAGTGGATTGCGAATACCAACTATCAAGAACTGCTGTCTAATGTTACTAGGCAACAAGCCATTCAAAAAATTAGTTCACTTAATACGATTGCAATTTTAACCTTTCATATCAATTATTATGTGGAAGGTGTTTTACAAGTTTTAGAAGGTGGCTCATTAGATATTAAAGACAAATATAGTTTTGATGCTCCTGAAATTAAATCGGAAGATGATTGGAACACCTTAAAACTGCAACTTTTTGCAAATACTGAAGCATTTGCAACACACATCGAGTCTATGACTAAAAATCAATTAGAATCTACTTTTGTTGATGAAAAATATGGTTCTTACAGAAGAAATATTGAAGGCTTAATTGAGCATAGCTATTATCATTTTGGCCAACTATCATTGATTAAAAAAATGGTTAATAACAATTAA
- a CDS encoding uracil-DNA glycosylase family protein, whose product MFLHKHPYQPFIKSDTTKLIVGTLPPPRFSTGELLEKDVNFCYGSYYNSLWLFIDKIHNLKLRYDNSQEAIDERKDFLVKHNIGVCDIVESAEREKVDASDLGMKNIKLRNIIKYLKEYSNIDTILFTGGNSKNGPEYFFRKHIKDYNIKLETVSNEVPRIHQFVLDCHLERSEESNNETPQSPRSFRNDKRIIRTVSLTSGSGAANISISRLPLYKQLKAKNSGFNTFDFRVMQYREFI is encoded by the coding sequence TTGTTTTTACACAAGCATCCATACCAACCATTTATAAAATCTGATACTACAAAATTAATCGTCGGCACATTGCCACCTCCTCGTTTTTCAACAGGTGAACTTTTAGAAAAAGACGTTAATTTCTGTTACGGAAGCTATTATAATTCACTTTGGTTATTTATTGATAAAATTCATAATTTAAAGTTGCGATATGATAATTCTCAAGAAGCAATTGATGAACGAAAAGACTTCCTTGTAAAACATAATATAGGAGTTTGCGATATTGTAGAAAGTGCTGAGCGTGAAAAAGTTGACGCTTCAGATTTAGGAATGAAAAATATAAAACTTCGTAATATTATTAAGTACCTAAAAGAGTATTCTAATATTGATACTATATTATTTACGGGAGGAAATAGTAAAAACGGACCAGAATATTTTTTCAGAAAACATATTAAAGATTACAATATCAAATTAGAAACTGTTTCTAATGAAGTTCCAAGAATTCATCAGTTTGTTCTAGATTGTCATTTAGAACGAAGTGAAGAATCTAATAATGAGACTCCTCAATCACCACGCTCATTTCGGAATGACAAACGAATAATAAGAACAGTGTCATTAACTTCAGGTTCTGGAGCTGCTAATATTTCAATAAGTCGCTTGCCATTATACAAGCAATTAAAAGCTAAAAATTCAGGTTTTAATACCTTCGATTTTCGTGTGATGCAATATCGTGAGTTTATTTAA
- the yaaA gene encoding peroxide stress protein YaaA, with protein sequence MKLVLSPAKSLDFESKLPTTKTTEALFLGQAERLNKLLKKKSAKSLSKLMHISDNLGQLNYERNQAWSLPFTKDNARQAVYAFNGDVYRGLDAYTIKTDKLDQLQDTVRVLTGLYGVLKPLDLMQPYRLEMGTKFPVGKKKNLYEFWRKQVTEALNNELEDDEIFLNLASNEYFKAIDIKALKVPVIHIKFQELKNGNYKTIAIFSKLARGLMARYIIDTNAKTIDDIKGFDYDKYRFTEALSSEKELVFTR encoded by the coding sequence ATGAAACTCGTATTATCTCCAGCAAAATCATTAGACTTCGAAAGTAAATTACCAACAACGAAAACAACAGAAGCCTTGTTTTTAGGTCAAGCTGAACGTTTAAATAAGTTGCTTAAAAAAAAATCTGCTAAGAGCTTATCTAAGTTGATGCATATTTCTGATAATTTAGGTCAGTTAAATTACGAACGTAATCAAGCCTGGAGTTTGCCGTTTACTAAAGATAATGCTAGACAAGCAGTTTATGCTTTTAATGGCGATGTCTATCGAGGATTAGATGCATATACAATTAAAACTGATAAATTAGATCAACTTCAAGATACAGTACGTGTGTTGACTGGATTATATGGCGTGTTGAAACCTTTAGATTTAATGCAGCCTTACCGATTAGAAATGGGAACTAAATTTCCTGTTGGTAAAAAGAAAAACTTATATGAGTTTTGGAGAAAGCAAGTTACTGAAGCCTTAAATAATGAATTAGAGGATGACGAGATTTTCTTAAATCTAGCTAGTAACGAATATTTTAAAGCGATTGATATAAAGGCATTAAAAGTGCCAGTGATCCATATCAAGTTTCAGGAATTAAAAAACGGAAATTATAAAACCATAGCCATTTTTTCAAAATTAGCTAGAGGTTTAATGGCACGATATATTATTGATACTAATGCTAAAACTATAGATGATATTAAAGGATTTGATTATGATAAATATAGGTTTACTGAAGCCTTGTCTTCAGAGAAAGAATTAGTATTTACGAGGTAG
- a CDS encoding RluA family pseudouridine synthase gives MTTTTQPAGDNDDELYEHHSFVADKGQTPLRIDKYLMNRIENATRNKIQAAAKDGSIYVNGTPVKSNYKVKPLDKIRVLLEHPPYEYLLTPEDLPLDVVYEDDQLLVVNKAAGMVVHPGHGNYSGTLINALIFHFENLPNNSSERPGLVHRIDKDTSGLLVVAKTEQAMTHLSKQFFNKTSEREYVAIVWGNIDEDEGTIEGHIGRHPKNRLQNTVFEGDDEDKGKPAVTHYKVIERLGYVTLVTCKLETGRTHQIRVHMKHIGHTLFNDARYGGERILKGTTFSKYKQFVDNCFKILPRQALHARTLGFVHPTTGEQMRFDSPIPDDMQQCIEKWRHYATHMQ, from the coding sequence ATGACAACGACGACACAACCAGCAGGTGACAATGACGATGAGTTATACGAACACCATTCCTTTGTTGCCGATAAAGGACAAACTCCTTTGCGTATCGATAAATATTTGATGAATCGTATTGAAAATGCGACGCGTAATAAAATTCAGGCTGCTGCTAAAGATGGTAGTATTTATGTCAATGGAACTCCAGTGAAATCTAATTATAAGGTCAAACCTTTAGATAAAATTCGAGTGCTATTAGAGCATCCACCTTATGAATATTTACTAACTCCAGAAGATCTTCCATTAGATGTTGTCTATGAAGACGATCAACTATTAGTCGTTAATAAAGCGGCTGGTATGGTTGTTCATCCTGGTCATGGTAATTATTCAGGAACATTAATAAACGCTCTTATTTTTCATTTTGAAAACTTGCCAAATAATAGTAGCGAGCGTCCTGGATTAGTACACCGAATCGATAAAGATACAAGTGGATTGCTAGTCGTTGCAAAGACCGAACAAGCCATGACACATTTGTCTAAACAGTTTTTTAATAAAACAAGTGAGCGTGAATACGTAGCCATAGTTTGGGGAAATATTGATGAAGATGAAGGGACTATTGAAGGTCATATTGGTCGTCATCCCAAAAATCGATTACAAAATACCGTATTTGAAGGTGATGATGAAGATAAAGGTAAGCCAGCTGTAACACATTATAAAGTCATTGAGCGCTTGGGTTACGTCACATTGGTCACTTGTAAACTTGAAACGGGTCGTACACATCAAATTCGTGTGCACATGAAACATATTGGTCACACGCTTTTTAATGATGCACGTTATGGAGGCGAACGTATTTTAAAAGGGACTACGTTTTCTAAATACAAACAGTTTGTAGATAATTGTTTTAAGATATTACCTAGACAAGCCTTGCATGCTAGAACATTAGGATTTGTACATCCAACAACTGGTGAGCAAATGCGATTTGATTCGCCAATTCCAGACGATATGCAACAGTGTATTGAGAAGTGGAGGCATTATGCAACGCATATGCAATAA
- a CDS encoding PASTA domain-containing protein translates to MSFIRFITSKTFFKQLALAIVALIVLVFIMMWWLRSTTNHGEFVQVPDLKGKTIETVKIELNDNDLAMEIQDSANFNPKYPKYSVIEQYPEAGSQVKEHRKIYLILNPSGYRKVAVPNIVRRTFRQAKPTLEALGFEVGKVTYADDIGKDEVLSIKHKGETIKAGDILPLTSKIDVVLGNGNR, encoded by the coding sequence ATGAGTTTTATTCGATTTATAACTAGCAAAACATTTTTTAAGCAATTAGCATTGGCTATTGTTGCATTAATTGTACTCGTTTTTATAATGATGTGGTGGTTAAGAAGTACAACTAATCATGGTGAATTTGTTCAGGTTCCAGATTTAAAAGGAAAAACGATTGAAACCGTTAAAATAGAACTCAACGATAATGATTTGGCTATGGAAATTCAAGATTCAGCCAATTTTAATCCAAAATACCCAAAATATTCAGTTATTGAACAGTATCCAGAAGCAGGAAGTCAGGTTAAAGAACATAGGAAAATTTATTTAATTCTTAATCCATCAGGCTACAGGAAAGTTGCTGTGCCTAATATTGTTAGACGTACATTTCGTCAAGCTAAACCAACTTTAGAGGCATTAGGTTTTGAAGTTGGTAAAGTCACTTATGCAGATGATATTGGAAAAGATGAAGTGCTTTCAATTAAACATAAAGGTGAAACTATAAAAGCTGGTGATATATTACCATTAACATCTAAAATAGATGTTGTTTTAGGTAATGGAAACCGATGA
- a CDS encoding D-alanine--D-alanine ligase: MKKNVAIIMGGYSSEYEISLKSGQVVYESLDKNKYNAHRIHIFKNKWIFVNELDEEFLVDKNDFSVLVNEIKINFDCVFNAIHGSPGEDGFMQGYFELLNIPHTSCGMYQAALTFNKRDCLSTLKPYGIKTAASYFVNLGDVVDENAIVNKVGLPCFVKANRAGSSFGITKVYKTEELQNALDVAFKEDDEVIIESFLDGVEVSVGVITYKGEIKVLPITEIVSENDFFDYKAKYLGQSQEITPARITEVQAEQVGSLARKVYEVLKLKGFSRSEYIFKNGEPHLLEVNTVPGLTAASILPQQAAEAGISMSDLFENAIEEALK; the protein is encoded by the coding sequence ATGAAAAAAAATGTTGCCATAATCATGGGAGGTTATTCGAGTGAGTATGAAATCTCTCTTAAAAGTGGACAGGTAGTTTACGAATCTCTTGACAAAAATAAATACAATGCACATCGCATTCATATTTTTAAAAACAAATGGATTTTTGTGAATGAGTTGGACGAAGAGTTTTTAGTAGACAAGAATGACTTTTCTGTTCTTGTTAATGAAATAAAAATCAATTTTGATTGCGTTTTCAATGCCATTCATGGCTCTCCAGGTGAAGATGGATTTATGCAAGGGTATTTTGAATTGTTAAATATTCCGCATACTAGTTGTGGCATGTATCAAGCCGCTTTAACTTTTAACAAACGTGATTGTTTAAGTACCTTAAAGCCTTACGGAATAAAAACCGCAGCGTCCTATTTTGTGAATTTAGGAGATGTTGTTGACGAAAATGCTATTGTGAATAAAGTTGGCTTGCCTTGTTTTGTAAAAGCGAATAGAGCTGGAAGTAGTTTCGGAATCACAAAAGTTTACAAGACGGAAGAACTTCAAAATGCATTAGATGTTGCGTTTAAAGAAGATGATGAAGTCATTATCGAATCTTTTTTAGATGGTGTGGAAGTTTCAGTTGGTGTCATCACCTATAAAGGCGAAATAAAAGTGTTGCCTATTACTGAAATTGTTTCTGAAAATGATTTCTTCGATTATAAAGCAAAATACTTAGGACAATCACAAGAAATAACACCTGCTCGTATCACTGAAGTTCAAGCTGAACAAGTAGGCTCTTTAGCAAGAAAGGTTTATGAAGTCTTAAAATTAAAAGGGTTTAGCAGAAGTGAATACATTTTTAAAAATGGAGAACCTCATCTGCTTGAAGTTAATACAGTTCCTGGATTAACAGCGGCAAGTATTTTACCACAACAAGCTGCAGAAGCAGGCATAAGCATGAGTGATTTATTTGAAAATGCAATTGAAGAAGCCCTCAAATAA
- the coaD gene encoding pantetheine-phosphate adenylyltransferase, whose translation MKRAIFPGSFDPITLGHYDIIKRGIKLFDEVIVAIGINSEKKYMFSLEDRKRFIEDAFKDHRKVKVVTYEGLTIDFCKDIDAQFILRGLRNPADFEFEKAIAHTNRKLSKIETVFLLTAAKTSYISSSIVRDVIRNNGDYTVLVPESVKIK comes from the coding sequence ATGAAACGAGCAATATTCCCAGGTTCTTTTGATCCTATAACTCTAGGTCACTACGATATTATAAAAAGAGGTATTAAACTTTTTGATGAAGTTATAGTTGCCATAGGCATCAATTCTGAAAAAAAATATATGTTTTCTCTTGAAGACAGAAAACGTTTTATAGAAGATGCATTTAAAGACCATAGAAAAGTTAAAGTAGTTACTTATGAAGGTTTAACCATCGATTTTTGCAAAGACATTGATGCGCAGTTTATTTTGAGAGGATTAAGAAATCCTGCCGACTTTGAATTCGAAAAAGCCATAGCACACACCAATAGAAAACTCTCAAAGATAGAAACTGTATTTTTATTAACTGCTGCAAAAACATCCTATATTTCATCATCTATTGTGAGAGATGTTATTAGAAATAATGGCGATTACACGGTCTTAGTTCCTGAGAGTGTAAAAATTAAATAA
- a CDS encoding response regulator: MSIKIGIVDDNTFLIKTVKEKLSFFDEFTIKITAMNGSDLLTQIEDNHNIDLILMDIEMPVLNGIEATGIIKQKYPHIKIIMLTVFDNDENIFNAIKAGADGYLLKEINAKDLHDGIVETLNGGAAMNPSIALKTLKLLRNPMSIENEKDKEDIKLTKRETEVLEHLSKGLNYVQIAENLILSTGTVRKHIENIYRKLQVHNKLEAVQKAKRNNLI; this comes from the coding sequence ATGAGTATTAAAATTGGCATCGTAGACGACAATACATTTCTAATAAAAACGGTAAAAGAAAAACTTTCTTTTTTTGATGAGTTTACTATTAAAATCACAGCTATGAATGGCTCAGATTTGCTAACTCAAATTGAAGATAATCACAATATAGATTTGATTTTAATGGATATTGAAATGCCAGTGCTTAATGGTATTGAAGCTACAGGAATTATCAAACAGAAGTATCCTCATATTAAAATCATAATGCTTACTGTATTTGATAATGATGAAAATATATTTAATGCCATAAAAGCTGGTGCAGATGGTTATTTGCTTAAGGAAATTAATGCAAAAGATCTTCATGATGGCATTGTAGAAACGTTAAATGGAGGAGCAGCTATGAATCCTTCAATTGCTTTAAAAACATTGAAACTACTCCGAAACCCAATGAGTATTGAAAATGAAAAAGACAAAGAAGATATAAAATTAACCAAACGTGAAACCGAAGTTTTAGAGCATCTGAGTAAAGGATTGAATTATGTGCAAATTGCTGAAAACCTAATTCTTTCAACAGGAACGGTCAGAAAACATATCGAAAATATTTATCGAAAACTACAGGTGCATAATAAACTTGAGGCCGTTCAGAAAGCCAAGAGAAACAACCTTATTTAA